A window of the Burkholderia sp. 9120 genome harbors these coding sequences:
- the istA gene encoding IS21 family transposase — translation MAILSIIRRWHYRDHVSLREIAKRLGVSRNTVRRYIRAGTVVPTYPERQSPSKLDGFAAKLAGWLKTEANRPRKQRRTLKQIYADLTVLGFTGSYDRVAAFARRWRQEQQEQARSAARGTFVPLTFAPGEAFQFDWSEDWAVINGERTKLQVAQFKLSHSRAFFLRAYLLQTHEMLFDAHYHAFVAWGGIPRRGIYDNMKTAVDKVRRGKLRDVNARFSAMVSHYLFDAEFCNPASGWEKGQIEKNVQDSRHRLWQRVPAFGSLSALNDWLADQCVLLWQQTQHPEQDTTIWDAWSVERPHLMPVGQAFDGFVEHTKLVSPTCLVSFDRNRYSVPAAFANRPISLHVYAAQLVFVAEGQVIAEHVRRINRSHDRGETIYDWRHYLAVLQRKPGALRNGAPFAEFPAAFKRLQTILLKHAGGDREMVEILALVLLHDEQAVLTAVELALEAGAPSKQTVMNVLSRLLDGAPVPPLQTPQAFALRVEPQANVGRYDDLRGREDHHAA, via the coding sequence ATGGCAATATTGAGCATCATCCGACGCTGGCATTATCGCGATCATGTCTCGCTACGCGAGATCGCCAAACGGCTTGGCGTTTCAAGAAACACCGTCAGGCGCTATATACGTGCCGGCACCGTAGTGCCCACCTATCCGGAACGGCAGAGCCCGAGCAAGCTCGACGGATTTGCGGCCAAGCTCGCCGGCTGGTTAAAGACGGAAGCAAACCGGCCGCGCAAACAGCGCAGAACCCTCAAGCAGATTTACGCTGACCTCACCGTGTTGGGATTCACAGGGTCCTACGACCGGGTCGCCGCCTTTGCGCGCCGCTGGCGACAGGAGCAGCAGGAGCAGGCAAGGAGCGCAGCACGTGGCACCTTTGTGCCGCTGACCTTTGCACCCGGAGAAGCATTCCAGTTCGACTGGAGCGAGGACTGGGCCGTGATCAACGGCGAGCGCACCAAGTTGCAGGTTGCGCAGTTCAAGCTCAGTCACAGCCGGGCGTTCTTCCTGAGGGCCTATCTGCTGCAAACCCACGAGATGCTGTTCGACGCTCACTACCACGCGTTCGTGGCGTGGGGCGGCATTCCGCGCCGTGGCATATATGACAACATGAAGACCGCTGTCGACAAGGTTCGTCGTGGCAAGCTGCGGGACGTCAACGCGCGCTTCAGCGCCATGGTCAGTCACTATCTGTTTGACGCCGAATTCTGCAATCCGGCCTCAGGCTGGGAGAAGGGGCAGATCGAGAAGAACGTTCAGGACAGCCGTCACCGGCTGTGGCAACGCGTGCCGGCGTTCGGTTCGCTCTCTGCATTAAACGACTGGCTGGCCGACCAGTGTGTCCTGCTCTGGCAGCAGACGCAGCACCCTGAGCAGGACACAACGATCTGGGACGCGTGGTCGGTCGAGCGACCCCATCTGATGCCGGTCGGCCAGGCATTCGACGGCTTTGTCGAGCACACCAAACTCGTCTCGCCCACGTGTCTGGTGAGTTTCGACCGCAACCGGTATAGCGTGCCGGCGGCATTTGCGAACCGGCCCATCAGCCTGCACGTCTACGCGGCCCAGCTCGTCTTCGTCGCCGAAGGGCAGGTCATCGCGGAGCACGTCCGGCGTATCAACCGCAGCCATGATCGCGGAGAAACCATCTACGACTGGCGTCATTACCTCGCAGTCCTGCAGCGCAAGCCTGGAGCATTGCGCAACGGCGCGCCGTTCGCAGAGTTTCCTGCCGCCTTCAAGCGGCTGCAGACAATCCTGCTGAAGCACGCCGGTGGCGACCGGGAGATGGTCGAGATACTGGCGCTGGTGCTGCTGCACGACGAACAGGCCGTACTCACCGCCGTCGAGCTGGCACTTGAGGCCGGTGCGCCCTCAAAGCAAACGGTGATGAACGTCCTGAGCCGGCTGCTTGACGGGGCTCCCGTGCCTCCGCTGCAGACGCCCCAGGCCTTCGCCCTGCGCGTCGAGCCGCAAGCCAACGTCGGCCGTTATGACGACCTGAGAGGCCGGGAGGATCATCATGCAGCCTGA
- a CDS encoding TnsA endonuclease N-terminal domain-containing protein, with translation MVLRQTGCAGERGRQSHAYTSPFDIAAKRWRQPDFEYDDGIVPEVPVTAKEGFHIFDLAPPFVPPSQIALPAHDPFGWPHGDRYTPLLKARTPLTSTRAIIPGFKLDRLHQALSMSEFRVMVKLALHPAVWDFREQYGIYNRQAYWRADAKGERMRRSDLMTIDVIVTYVQPPDYKLKYHAISVKHGSYLPTDEQLRREERERAAMAERGWTWELIRGDAISMTEFGNLRLILNFAREQNLPSLYFAAQEFAPVVIRSSNRGSLDAVMQRVSRTMCIGLDEAYHRFAASVAYGFLQLDHNYELDTDLRLHLVRSGRHTRAAVKGGVAT, from the coding sequence ATGGTCTTGCGTCAAACTGGCTGCGCAGGTGAGCGCGGCCGCCAGTCACATGCGTACACCTCGCCTTTCGACATCGCGGCCAAACGTTGGCGACAGCCTGACTTCGAGTACGACGATGGCATCGTTCCTGAGGTCCCGGTCACAGCGAAGGAAGGATTTCATATCTTCGATTTGGCGCCGCCTTTCGTGCCTCCGTCCCAAATCGCTCTGCCGGCCCACGACCCGTTTGGATGGCCGCACGGGGACAGATACACACCGCTGCTCAAGGCGCGTACACCATTGACAAGCACGCGCGCCATTATTCCTGGTTTCAAGCTGGACCGACTGCACCAGGCGCTGTCGATGTCCGAGTTCCGTGTGATGGTGAAGCTCGCACTTCATCCGGCAGTGTGGGACTTTCGCGAGCAGTACGGCATCTACAACCGGCAGGCGTACTGGCGAGCTGACGCAAAGGGTGAGCGCATGCGCCGTTCGGACCTGATGACAATCGATGTCATCGTCACGTATGTCCAGCCGCCAGACTATAAGCTGAAATATCACGCTATTTCCGTGAAGCATGGCAGCTACCTGCCGACGGACGAGCAACTCCGGCGCGAGGAGCGTGAACGTGCTGCGATGGCAGAGAGGGGATGGACATGGGAGCTCATTCGAGGCGACGCAATATCGATGACGGAATTTGGAAACTTGAGACTCATCCTGAATTTCGCGCGCGAGCAAAACCTTCCGTCCCTCTACTTTGCTGCGCAAGAGTTTGCGCCGGTTGTCATTCGTAGCAGCAACCGAGGTAGCCTGGACGCGGTCATGCAACGCGTATCGCGCACGATGTGCATTGGTCTCGACGAGGCGTATCACAGGTTCGCGGCCTCGGTTGCATACGGCTTCCTCCAGCTTGACCACAACTACGAGCTGGATACAGACTTGAGGCTGCACCTCGTTCGCAGCGGCCGGCATACGCGGGCCGCCGTTAAAGGGGGGGTAGCAACATGA
- a CDS encoding PAAR domain-containing protein: MKRHYLKVGDQSSQTGTITDGNPGMTHQGVQLAFLGSSVSCPACNSVGKIVAKGPRWPGDLMGKQAAFDGDICLCKCEPHPVMIASQSDMYQSFETQELGAMGYAPNGKTFEQEANAHDQHFRIINSDGEPVEGLPYMLKSSDGQTVQGVTSSAGITQLVSADSAHEVQFLLHAAGAE, encoded by the coding sequence ATGAAACGGCACTATCTCAAGGTCGGGGATCAATCGTCACAAACCGGGACAATTACGGATGGCAATCCGGGCATGACCCATCAAGGCGTTCAGTTGGCTTTTCTGGGTAGCTCAGTGTCTTGTCCGGCTTGCAACTCGGTCGGAAAAATTGTCGCGAAGGGTCCACGATGGCCAGGCGATTTGATGGGCAAGCAGGCAGCATTCGACGGCGATATTTGCTTGTGCAAGTGCGAGCCACACCCAGTTATGATTGCATCGCAGTCGGACATGTACCAGAGCTTCGAAACTCAAGAGCTCGGTGCGATGGGCTACGCGCCAAATGGAAAGACGTTCGAACAAGAGGCAAATGCTCACGACCAGCATTTTCGCATTATCAATAGCGATGGCGAACCGGTGGAAGGCCTGCCTTATATGCTCAAGTCTTCGGACGGTCAAACCGTTCAGGGCGTCACATCCAGCGCCGGCATCACCCAGTTAGTGTCCGCAGACAGCGCACATGAAGTGCAATTCCTGTTGCACGCCGCGGGGGCCGAATAA